In Helianthus annuus cultivar XRQ/B chromosome 9, HanXRQr2.0-SUNRISE, whole genome shotgun sequence, the following are encoded in one genomic region:
- the LOC110879322 gene encoding subtilisin-like protease SBT1.7, whose translation MKPRNVVLMTVIMVFCYRYVAAQHQKTYIVHMDKAGKPSVFTDHMEWYETSMRSVSESTSMLYAYDKVMHGFSTRLTVEEAGLLRNQPGIISVQEEVIYELHTTRSPEFLGLERSDMTLSGSGSGGDVIVGVVDTGVWPGSKSLDDTGFGPVPSLWKGECESGTGFNVTSCNKKLIGARYFSRAYEAAYGPIDETIESKSPLDDDGHGTHTSTTSTGSAVTGASLFGFAKGKARGMAPRARLAVYKACWLGGCFGSDILAAMEKAIIDGVHVLSLSIGGSISDYPTDIVAYGAFKAVSHGIFVSCSAGNSGPAPQSLSNVAPWIATVGAGTLDRDFPAYVTLGNGKKLYGVSLYSGKPLPGSMFPLVFAGNISNTTTGRLCVPGSLPQGRVTGKIVMCERGLNSRVQKGMVVKAAGGVGMILANTDTFGEELVADTHLIPSSTIGQKAGDEIKRYIVSDNNPTATITSGGTQLGVQPSPVVAAFSSRGPNPLTPEILKPDFIAPGVNILAGWTNKVAPTGLSEDPRRAEFNIVSGTSMSCPHVGGLAALLKEAHPEWSPAAIKSALMTTAYSTYKNGERLLDVASGMPSTPFDHGAGHVDPVSALDPGLVYDASAGDYLSFLCALNYSSSVIRMFTGGSSTCTAGKKYRVEDLNYPSFSVPLMTASGQGGGSSAENIVKYTRTLTNVGPPQTYKVWILSNTKAVKIKVEPEELTFTEKNEKKVYTVTFTASSMESGTTSFGRLVWSGGKYVVSSPIAFSWV comes from the coding sequence ATGAAGCCAAGGAATGTGGTCCTGATGACAGTAATCATGGTGTTTTGCTATCGTTATGTCGCGGCACAACACCAAAAGACGTATATTGTTCACATGGACAAAGCCGGTAAACCATCGGTGTTTACGGACCACATGGAATGGTATGAAACGTCTATGAGATCGGTATCTGAGTCTACATCTATGTTGTATGCTTACGACAAGGTTATGCACGGCTTTTCCACAAGACTGACAGTTGAGGAAGCGGGTTTGCTTAGAAACCAGCCCGGAATTATTTCGGTTCAAGAAGAGGTGATATATGAGCTGCATACAACTCGATCACCTGAGTTTCTTGGGCTAGAAAGGAGTGACATGACGCTTTCTGGGTCAGGGTCCGGTGGTGATGTCATCGTTGGAGTGGTGGACACGGGTGTGTGGCCCGGAAGTAAGAGTTTAGATGATACGGGTTTTGGACCCGTTCCCAGTTTGTGGAAAGGAGAGTGTGAGAGCGGGACGGGGTTTAACGTAACGAGCTGTAATAAGAAACTAATTGGCGCACGGTATTTTTCGAGAGCGTATGAAGCAGCCTACGGGCCAATTGATGAAACCATTGAATCCAAGTCGCCTTTGGATGATGATGGACACGGGACACATACTTCAACTACGTCAACAGGGTCAGCAGTCACCGGGGCAAGTCTTTTCGGTTTTGCAAAAGGGAAAGCTCGAGGGATGGCACCACGTGCCAGGCTGGCGGTTTATAAAGCATGCTGGCTCGGTGGATGTTTTGGCAGCGACATATTAGCTGCAATGGAGAAGGCGATCATAGATGGTGTTCATGTATTATCACTCTCAATAGGCGGTTCGATTTCTGATTACCCCACTGATATTGTAGCTTATGGGGCGTTTAAAGCAGTATCCCATGGAATATTCGTGTCATGCTCGGCTGGCAATAGTGGGCCCGCACCTCAAAGCCTATCAAACGTCGCCCCGTGGATAGCTACGGTAGGAGCAGGAACTCTAGACCGTGATTTCCCAGCTTATGTTACCCTCGGAAATGGAAAGAAGTTATACGGTGTATCACTATACAGTGGAAAACCATTACCCGGTTCAATGTTTCCACTCGTTTTTGCCGGTAATATTAGTAATACGACAACTGGCCGTCTATGTGTACCAGGTTCGTTGCCACAGGGGCGTGTTACTGGAAAAATTGTGATGTGTGAACGCGGGTTGAATTCGCGGGTGCAAAAGGGGATGGTGGTGAAGGCGGCTGGTGGTGTGGGAATGATATTAGCGAACACCGATACATTCGGTGAAGAACTTGTGGCTGACACCCATCTCATACCAAGCTCCACCATAGGTCAAAAAGCTGGTGATGAAATCAAACGATACATAGTCTCGGATAATAATCCAACGGCTACGATTACATCCGGAGGAACTCAATTGGGTGTCCAACCATCACCGGTGGTTGCAGCGTTCAGTTCCCGTGGTCCGAATCCGCTCACGCCAGAAATACTCAAACCTGATTTCATAGCACCAGGGGTGAATATCTTAGCTGGTTGGACCAATAAAGTAGCTCCCACCGGCTTATCCGAAGACCCACGACGTGCGGAATTTAACATCGTGTCTGGAACGTCGATGTCCTGCCCACACGTAGGCGGGTTAGCTGCACTACTCAAGGAGGCTCACCCAGAATGGAGCCCAGCAGCTATAAAATCAGCACTTATGACCACAGCATATAGCACATACAAAAATGGTGAAAGGTTGCTGGACGTTGCATCTGGGATGCCATCAACACCGTTTGATCACGGTGCAGGACACGTGGACCCCGTTTCAGCTCTTGACCCTGGTCTTGTCTATGACGCCTCTGCTGGCGATTACTTGAGCTTCCTTTGTGCTTTGAACTATAGTTCTAGTGTTATTAGAATGTTTACGGGTGGAAGTTCCACGTGTACAGCGGGAAAGAAATACAGAGTAGAAGATCTTAACTACCCGTCGTTTTCGGTTCCTTTGATGACGGCTTCAGGGCAAGGCGGTGGAAGCAGTGCGGAAAATATTGTCAAGTACACGAGAACTTTGACGAATGTGGGCCCACCACAAACTTACAAGGTTTGGATACTTTCAAATACAAAGGCTGTGAAGATCAAAGTTGAGCCGGAAGAGCTAACGTTTACTGAGAAAAACGAGAAAAAGGTGTACACCGTGACGTTTACTGCTAGTTCCATGGAATCGGGAACTACCAGTTTTGGTCGTCTGGTATGGTCTGGTGGAAAATACGTCGTAAGTAGTCCTATAGCGTTTAGCTGGGTATGA
- the LOC110879323 gene encoding subtilisin-like protease SBT1.7 produces the protein MKPRNDVLLMAIVVVLCYRYVAAQPHKTYIVHMDKSVKPLVFPKHLEWYEMSMRSVSKSAHMLYAYDKVMHGFSARLTVEEAGLLKKQHGIISVQEEVIYKLQTTRSPKFLGLERNDMMLSGSGSGSDVIIGVVDTGVWPGSKSLDDTGFGPVPRSWKGKCQSGPGFNVTSCNKKLIGARYFPKSYDIYGSIDENLESMSPLDDDGHGTHTATTAAGSIVTGASFFGFAKGKARGMAPRARLAVYKACWTGGCFSSDILAAMEKAITDGVHVLSLSIVGTLTDYPNDIIAYGAFKAVSHGIFVSCSAGNDGPEPLTLTNVAPWMATVGAGTLDRDFPAYVTLGNGKRLSGVSLYTGKPLPGSLIPLVFAGNLSNMTTGHQCVPGSLPRGHVTGKIVICERGETSRVEKGMVVKAAGGVGMILANIVGEDLMADPHLIPSAAVGQKAGDEIKQYVVSDHNPTAMITSGGTQLSVQPAPLVAGFSSRGPNPLTPEILKPDFIAPGVDILAGWTNKESPTGLTEDPRRAEFNIVSGTSMSCPHVSGLAALLKEAHPEWSPAAIKSALMTTAYSTYKNGEGLQDAATGMPSTPFDHGAGHVDPVSALDPGLVYDASFDDYLSFLCALNYTSSTIKMYTGGRSTCKAGKEYRVEDLNYPSFSVPLTTASGEGGGRSVATIVKYTRSLTNVGPPETYKVSILSNTRAVKIKVEPEELTFTEKNEKKVYTVTFTANSMESGTNSFGRLVWSGGKYVVSSPIAFNWV, from the coding sequence ATGAAGCCAAGGAATGATGTACTCCTGATGGCAATAGTCGTGGTGTTGTGCTATCGTTATGTGGCGGCACAACCCCACAAGACGTATATTGTTCACATGGACAAATCCGTTAAACCATTGGTGTTTCCTAAGCACCTGGAATGGTATGAAATGTCTATGAGATCGGTATCCAAGTCCGCACATATGTTGTATGCCTACGACAAGGTTATGCATGGCTTTTCTGCAAGGCTAACTGTCGAGGAAGCGGGTTTGCTTAAAAAACAGCACGGGATTATTTCGGTTCAAGAAGAGGTGATATACAAGCTTCAGACGACTCGATCACCTAAGTTTCTTGGGCTAGAAAGGAATGACATGATGCTTTCTGGGTCGGGATCCGGTAGTGATGTCATCATTGGAGTGGTGGACACGGGTGTGTGGCCCGGAAGTAAGAGCTTAGATGATACGGGTTTTGGACCGGTTCCCCGTTCATGGAAAGGCAAGTGTCAGAGCGGTCCAGGGTTTAATGTAACCAGCTGCAATAAGAAACTAATCGGTGCACGGTATTTTCCGAAATCGTATGATATTTACGGGTCAATTGATGAAAATCTCGAGTCCATGTCTCCTTTGGATGATGATGGACACGGGACACATACCGCAACTACAGCAGCAGGGTCTATAGTCACCGGGGCAAGTTTTTTCGGTTTTGCAAAAGGAAAAGCTCGAGGGATGGCCCCACGTGCCAGGCTGGCAGTTTATAAAGCATGCTGGACCGGTGGATGTTTTAGCAGTGACATATTAGCTGCAATGGAGAAGGCGATCACAGATGGTGTTCATGTATTATCACTCTCGATAGTCGGTACACTTACTGATTACCCGAACGATATTATAGCTTACGGAGCGTTTAAAGCAGTATCCCATGGAATATTCGTATCATGCTCTGCTGGCAACGATGGGCCAGAACCTCTAACCCTAACAAATGTCGCCCCGTGGATGGCTACAGTAGGAGCAGGAACTCTGGACCGTGATTTCCCGGCTTACGTTACCCTCGGGAATGGAAAGAGATTATCTGGTGTGTCACTTTACACTGGAAAACCATTACCGGGTTCATTGATTCCACTCGTTTTTGCTGGTAATTTGAGTAACATGACAACTGGCCATCAATGTGTACCAGGTTCGTTGCCACGGGGACATGTTACTGGGAAAATTGTGATATGTGAACGCGGGGAGACTTCCCGGGTGGAAAAGGGGATGGTGGTGAAGGCGGCTGGTGGTGTCGGAATGATATTAGCCAACATAGTTGGTGAAGACCTTATGGCTGACCCCCATCTCATACCAAGCGCTGCTGTAGGTCAAAAAGCTGGTGATGAAATCAAACAATACGTAGTCTCGGATCATAATCCAACGGCTATGATTACATCTGGAGGAACTCAATTAAGCGTCCAACCCGCACCGCTGGTTGCAGGGTTCAGTTCCCGTGGTCCAAATCCGCTCACACCAGAAATACTCAAACCTGATTTCATAGCACCAGGGGTGGATATCTTAGCTGGTTGGACCAATAAAGAAAGTCCCACCGGCTTAACCGAAGACCCACGGCGTGCGGAATTTAACATTGTGTCTGGAACGTCAATGTCCTGCCCACATGTAAGTGGGCTAGCCGCACTACTCAAAGAAGCTCACCCAGAATGGAGCCCAGCGGCTATAAAGTCGGCACTTATGACCACCGCATATAGCACATACAAAAACGGTGAAGGGTTGCAGGATGCTGCAACTGGGATGCCATCAACACCATTTGATCACGGTGCAGGACACGTGGACCCCGTTTCAGCCCTTGATCCTGGTCTTGTCTATGACGCCTCTTTTGATGATTACTTGAGCTTCCTCTGTGCTTTGAACTACACTTCTAGTACTATTAAAATGTATACAGGTGGACGCTCCACGTGTAAAGCGGGAAAGGAATACAGAGTAGAAGATCTTAACTACCCGTCGTTTTCAGTTCCTTTGACGACGGCTTCGGGGGAAGGCGGAGGACGCAGTGTAGCAACTATTGTTAAGTACACAAGAAGTTTGACAAATGTGGGCCCACCTGAAACTTACAAGGTTTCGATACTGTCAAATACAAGGGCTGTAAAGATCAAAGTTGAGCCAGAAGAGCTAACGTTTACTGAGAAAAACGAGAAAAAGGTGTACACCGTGACATTCACTGCTAATTCCATGGAATCGGGAACTAACAGTTTTGGTCGTCTGGTATGGTCTGGTGGAAAATATGTTGTAAGTAGTCCTATAGCGTTTAACTGGGTATga